GGATGAAAGACTGTAATTACAGGTGCTTCGCATACGAAGAAAGAGATATTATTCCTCATTTCTATCcacaaaaagagaaagaaactgAGAGATCCTAAGGAATTTAACGCATCCTGAGTACATGAGTCTGTTCAGAAATCCAGGCACCAAGCACTAAACAGGCAGTTTTTAATAGCAGTGGTCAGAAATTAACTAGCAAAACAAGATTATACTTGAGCCAAGTCAATCACGTCTAATGATCACATGTTTTTCAGGTCACTGGAATCGAAGTTTGCATGATCATAGAAGTTGTACAAGCAGCTATTTGCCTATATGTAACAACCAAAAATGTCTTTCCTTGAATTACTACGGCTTATGATTCTGGGTATAGATGTAATCAAGATGAGCAGCAAGAGTCCTCCTCATCAAACATTCTTCCTCCCCAACTCCTCCGCAGGTTTCTTCCATCTCTGCTTGCTTTGCTTCTACTTCCTGCAGAAATAAATCGAATACGAGCACCCCATCAGAAAAAAAGATGAGCATAAAGACCATCTCAGCATGTCTGCAGAGGTGAAAACTTGAAAAACAGGGGAACAGAGAATTAGACACTTACGTGTTGCTGAGTTTTCATCAGGGTGGCATCAACAAAAGCCGGCTCAGGACGACCAGCAAAAGATAGTGACAGCAAGCTGAAAAGAAGGGCTACTGTGAAGAAGGATACAAACGTAGCCATGTTTTTGCTCGCTTCAAAATAAGTAGTATATGTTGGTGGTAACTTGCTAGTGAGAGTTCTTAAAGACGCGCTGAGAAAGGGTCTGAAATAGCCTGAATATATATAGCGATTGATGATTGAAGGCCAACGCTGAAAGGTGGGTGTGAACTTGGAAGAGTAAAAGGGAGACTTTTAATGCCGCCGAACAAAATAgtgaaaagaaggaaaataaataaattggagAAACAGAAATTCTAGACGACCACAGAAATGACAAGGGGGGAAAAACAAGTCAGAAAACAGTTAAAAATCCAAATTCATTCCTAATGATGGCTTTGTTTGTCGCAAATTGGCGTAAGAATAAAGGTGGTAGCTGACCAGAGTCAAATAGAGAATGAAGGTACATGACAAAAGGCTCGGCCAAATCTCCTCCCTGAAAGAGTGATTTGGTGTTTGTTGTATTCACGAGGGATTAACAATTTGATAGTCAAGGTTAGCTCATATCACCAAAGATCACTCCAATTTTATAAATACATACCCACACACACACTCGTAGCCCGTCGGTATTAGAGAGATGTCCCCGTGGCGGCAGTCTCCTATTAGGCTCGTGGTGCTACCGGCTTTGCAAATCGTACCAATAGTACCAACAGTGCCACCTTCACATATTTCTATGGTGGTTCCTAAACAAATGCATGGGAGATGAAACCttccacacaaaaaaaaaaaaaaaaaaaattattagaatAAATTCAATAATCGATGTTTAACTATGGATTTGATGTTTGATTATGACTATGCAATAAATGGGAGTGGCTCTCGTGAAGACGGAACTTTCAGTAATGCAACGACGAAATTACCAATACTCACTTCGTTCCACCACGCAACTCGTGTCATTGGCAACTTATATTTTTGTAACACTTCCTCAGGTGACGTATTTGGAGGGGTTACTCTTATAAATTTCATTttcgttttaaaaaaaaaagtttataaAATTCCTTAATTAATGTgccatgtttttttttatttcttatttttcaaGATTTTAGACGTGAGATGGTAT
The genomic region above belongs to Coffea arabica cultivar ET-39 chromosome 7c, Coffea Arabica ET-39 HiFi, whole genome shotgun sequence and contains:
- the LOC113698444 gene encoding phytosulfokines 3-like produces the protein MATFVSFFTVALLFSLLSLSFAGRPEPAFVDATLMKTQQHEVEAKQAEMEETCGGVGEEECLMRRTLAAHLDYIYTQNHKP